One genomic region from Verrucomicrobiota bacterium encodes:
- a CDS encoding IS630 family transposase, giving the protein ITHMRDEIDAWEKDRNNRAAPINWQFTNEKARIKLTRLYPNL; this is encoded by the coding sequence ACATTACCCATATGCGCGACGAGATCGATGCTTGGGAAAAAGATCGCAATAACCGCGCCGCGCCGATCAATTGGCAGTTCACCAACGAAAAAGCCCGAATCAAACTGACTCGCCTTTATCCGAATTTATAG